In a single window of the Littorina saxatilis isolate snail1 linkage group LG5, US_GU_Lsax_2.0, whole genome shotgun sequence genome:
- the LOC138967492 gene encoding BSD domain-containing protein 1-like isoform X2 → MAESGDGDMGDSWWGGWIQAAKEKSTAALEMVRKDLAEFGCTMQQDTGHAIEITSSALKDSVKAENTSTAKDTFSRGLNTFLEGISKALVVPPDDEGQVPIIAPGSDTYDRTKARIHAVQVDPGTYIHEPSGSPETYGMWCEGFDLDSKKGEISEMLVSKAEVRGLYTKLVPSRVSHVDFWRRYFYRLHQLDVDQARKEALMRRAERSRTDDSLSWDDDWSGDEMAEDSGSDWEKLPRPNQKRQTADSLTPSRSPSPPPRAPTTPQVSDPNKDSENAAKLSAEASAAQPDSGAQGGFHEISLEVKKQSQESEIPPSTEKAIPPAEPEASSVVTGIVQPLLAGLMSPVEETCGGPLQQQQSGVESFKDYLKLSGDELGADVSDTQLGQEQPTSLELSPEENTAPEAVQSPVDVKTPQPAVLDTQVSGTPETTSPNVSLPEVISPTPETAQLPAGAPADQEPQLAPAPSLVPETALSVAVSEEGSTLKTTEKGASSLVPETVPTAAEVSAVQQALSVAVSEEGSTLKTTEKGDLVVVGSDHGSPLSNTSGSKGVSDVDDDWEQDLDLELTEEEMKAAEELAKKMGENINLEDDDWENWE, encoded by the exons ATGGCTGAAAG TGGTGACGGAGACATGGGCGACAGCTGGTGGGGAGGGTGGATACAGGCGGCCAAGGAAAAG AGTACAGCCGCACTGGAGATGGTGCGGAAGGACTTGGCGGAGTTCGGCTGCACCATGCAACAGGACACAGGCCATGCCATCGAAATCACAAGCAGTGCTCTCAAAGACTCTGTGAAG GCGGAGAATACTTCTACGGCCAAAGACACGTTCAGCAGGGGACTGAACACATTTCTGGAAGGAATTTCCAAAGCCCTGGTTGTCCCTCCTGATGACGAGGGACAGGTTCCCATTATTGCCCCTGGCTCAGACACTTACGACAGAACCAAG GCACGCATTCATGCAGTACAGGTGGACCCAGGAACGTATATTCATGAACCGAGTGGGTCACCAGAGACCTACGGCATGTGGTGTGAAGGCTTTGACCTTGACAGTAAGAAGGGTGAGATTTCCGAAATGCTTGTGTCCAAGGCTGAAGTGCGAGGACTCTATACAAAGCTG GTTCCGTCGCGAGTGTCCCATGTGGACTTCTGGCGGCGCTATTTCTACAGACTTCATCAACTGGACGTGGATCAGGCTCGCAAGGAAGCACTCATGAGGCGAGCGGAAAGGTCAAGGACAGATGACTCTCTCAGCTGGGATG ACGACTGGAGCGGAGACGAGATGGCAGAAGACAGTGGCAGCGACTGGGAGAAGCTCCCTCGACCTAACCAGAAGCGACAGACGGCAGATTCCCTCACTCCTTCTcgctccccctccccacctccaCGCGCCCCCACCACTCCCCAAGTGTCTGACCCAAACAAAGACTCAGAAAATGCTGCAAAGCTAAGTGCTGAAGCATCAGCGGCCCAGCCGGATTCAGGTGCCCAAGGAGGATTCCATGAGATCAGCTTGGAAGTAAAGAAACAATCTCAGGAGAGTGAAATTCCACCATCAACGGAGAAAGCGATTCCGCCAGCAGAACCAGAGGCCAGCTCAGTTGTTACCGGTATAGTCCAGCCGTTGCTGGCAGGGTTGATGTCCCCGGTGGAAGAAACGTGTGGCGGTCCTCTTCAGCAACAGCAGAGTGGGGTCGAGTCCTTCAAGGATTACTTGAAGTTGTCTGGTGACGAGCTAGGAGCTGATGTATCAGACACTCAACTGGGGCAAGAACAACCAACATCCCTAGAACTTTCACCTGAGGAAAACACAGCCCCAGAGGCTGTTCAAAGCCCAGTGGACGTCAAAACACCGCAGCCAGCCGTTCTTGATACCCAGGTCTCTGGCACACCAGAGACCACATCTCCCAACGTCTCATTGCCGGAGGTCATCTCACCGACTCCAGAAACCGCTCAGCTTCCAGCCGGAGCGCCAGCTGATCAGGAACCACAGCTAGCACCGGCTCCAAGCCTGGTGCCTGAGACGGCGTTGTCAGTGGCGGTGTCCGAGGAGGGGTCTACGCTGAAAACGACCGAGAAGGGGGCTTCGAGCCTGGTGCCTGAGACGGTGCCCACAGCAGCAGAGGTATCGGCGGTGCAGCAGGCGTTGTCCGTGGCAGTGTCGGAGGAGGGGTCTACTCTGAAGACGACGGAGAAGGGCGACCTAGTGGTGGTGGGGTCTGACCACGGCAGTCCGTTGTCCAACACCAGTGGGTCGAAGG GTGTGTCCGACGTGGATGATGACTGGGAGCAGGATCTGGACCTAGAGTTGACGGAAGAAGAGATGAAGGCAGCAGAGGAGCTGGCCAAAAAAATGGGAGAAAATATCAATCTGGAG
- the LOC138967492 gene encoding BSD domain-containing protein 1-like isoform X1: MAERAMCFSGDGDMGDSWWGGWIQAAKEKSTAALEMVRKDLAEFGCTMQQDTGHAIEITSSALKDSVKAENTSTAKDTFSRGLNTFLEGISKALVVPPDDEGQVPIIAPGSDTYDRTKARIHAVQVDPGTYIHEPSGSPETYGMWCEGFDLDSKKGEISEMLVSKAEVRGLYTKLVPSRVSHVDFWRRYFYRLHQLDVDQARKEALMRRAERSRTDDSLSWDDDWSGDEMAEDSGSDWEKLPRPNQKRQTADSLTPSRSPSPPPRAPTTPQVSDPNKDSENAAKLSAEASAAQPDSGAQGGFHEISLEVKKQSQESEIPPSTEKAIPPAEPEASSVVTGIVQPLLAGLMSPVEETCGGPLQQQQSGVESFKDYLKLSGDELGADVSDTQLGQEQPTSLELSPEENTAPEAVQSPVDVKTPQPAVLDTQVSGTPETTSPNVSLPEVISPTPETAQLPAGAPADQEPQLAPAPSLVPETALSVAVSEEGSTLKTTEKGASSLVPETVPTAAEVSAVQQALSVAVSEEGSTLKTTEKGDLVVVGSDHGSPLSNTSGSKGVSDVDDDWEQDLDLELTEEEMKAAEELAKKMGENINLEDDDWENWE, from the exons ATGGCTGAAAG agCGATGTGTTTCAGTGGTGACGGAGACATGGGCGACAGCTGGTGGGGAGGGTGGATACAGGCGGCCAAGGAAAAG AGTACAGCCGCACTGGAGATGGTGCGGAAGGACTTGGCGGAGTTCGGCTGCACCATGCAACAGGACACAGGCCATGCCATCGAAATCACAAGCAGTGCTCTCAAAGACTCTGTGAAG GCGGAGAATACTTCTACGGCCAAAGACACGTTCAGCAGGGGACTGAACACATTTCTGGAAGGAATTTCCAAAGCCCTGGTTGTCCCTCCTGATGACGAGGGACAGGTTCCCATTATTGCCCCTGGCTCAGACACTTACGACAGAACCAAG GCACGCATTCATGCAGTACAGGTGGACCCAGGAACGTATATTCATGAACCGAGTGGGTCACCAGAGACCTACGGCATGTGGTGTGAAGGCTTTGACCTTGACAGTAAGAAGGGTGAGATTTCCGAAATGCTTGTGTCCAAGGCTGAAGTGCGAGGACTCTATACAAAGCTG GTTCCGTCGCGAGTGTCCCATGTGGACTTCTGGCGGCGCTATTTCTACAGACTTCATCAACTGGACGTGGATCAGGCTCGCAAGGAAGCACTCATGAGGCGAGCGGAAAGGTCAAGGACAGATGACTCTCTCAGCTGGGATG ACGACTGGAGCGGAGACGAGATGGCAGAAGACAGTGGCAGCGACTGGGAGAAGCTCCCTCGACCTAACCAGAAGCGACAGACGGCAGATTCCCTCACTCCTTCTcgctccccctccccacctccaCGCGCCCCCACCACTCCCCAAGTGTCTGACCCAAACAAAGACTCAGAAAATGCTGCAAAGCTAAGTGCTGAAGCATCAGCGGCCCAGCCGGATTCAGGTGCCCAAGGAGGATTCCATGAGATCAGCTTGGAAGTAAAGAAACAATCTCAGGAGAGTGAAATTCCACCATCAACGGAGAAAGCGATTCCGCCAGCAGAACCAGAGGCCAGCTCAGTTGTTACCGGTATAGTCCAGCCGTTGCTGGCAGGGTTGATGTCCCCGGTGGAAGAAACGTGTGGCGGTCCTCTTCAGCAACAGCAGAGTGGGGTCGAGTCCTTCAAGGATTACTTGAAGTTGTCTGGTGACGAGCTAGGAGCTGATGTATCAGACACTCAACTGGGGCAAGAACAACCAACATCCCTAGAACTTTCACCTGAGGAAAACACAGCCCCAGAGGCTGTTCAAAGCCCAGTGGACGTCAAAACACCGCAGCCAGCCGTTCTTGATACCCAGGTCTCTGGCACACCAGAGACCACATCTCCCAACGTCTCATTGCCGGAGGTCATCTCACCGACTCCAGAAACCGCTCAGCTTCCAGCCGGAGCGCCAGCTGATCAGGAACCACAGCTAGCACCGGCTCCAAGCCTGGTGCCTGAGACGGCGTTGTCAGTGGCGGTGTCCGAGGAGGGGTCTACGCTGAAAACGACCGAGAAGGGGGCTTCGAGCCTGGTGCCTGAGACGGTGCCCACAGCAGCAGAGGTATCGGCGGTGCAGCAGGCGTTGTCCGTGGCAGTGTCGGAGGAGGGGTCTACTCTGAAGACGACGGAGAAGGGCGACCTAGTGGTGGTGGGGTCTGACCACGGCAGTCCGTTGTCCAACACCAGTGGGTCGAAGG GTGTGTCCGACGTGGATGATGACTGGGAGCAGGATCTGGACCTAGAGTTGACGGAAGAAGAGATGAAGGCAGCAGAGGAGCTGGCCAAAAAAATGGGAGAAAATATCAATCTGGAG